Part of the Gigantopelta aegis isolate Gae_Host chromosome 15, Gae_host_genome, whole genome shotgun sequence genome is shown below.
tctgtatctgtctatatctctgtatctgtctctatctctctgtctctctctctctctctctctctctctctgtctctctcccactccccctcccctctctctctctctctctctctctctctctctctctctctctctctctcccccttcctccctccctttctgtctctgtctctctcccactccccctctctctctctctctcccccctctctctccctctctctccctcccccctctctctctctctctctctctctctctctctctctctctctctctctctctctctctctctctctctctctctctctctctctctctctctctctctctctctctctctctctctctctctctctcccccttcctccctccctccctttccTACTGAAAAAATAACCCAAAGACaccaaataaatgtaatttaaaactgtaccttaaaacaaatataccttcctttgtttttttcttgcttgtttttgtttttgacatcCCACCTATACTACTAACTAAATCACATTGTTTTACAGGAGTGGTAAACGACGGCAATATTGCTGATCGTAGCATGGTGTTTGTCATGGTGGGCGTCATCCTGGGGCTGATGTTTGTGGCGGCCGTCATTGGTTGTCTGTGTTATGTCAAGCGAACACATTTACAGATTTACTACAAACTGCCTGGTATGTTGTACTTTTTATCATAAGTGTACAAGAAGGGGGGTGGACAGGGGGCAGTGCCTAGTGCTATAGAAAAttctcaaattcaggcaaaaacgatagagatattcggacaaaatgtactaacctgagacctttttactatgtatttccattatttcACATGCAAAATTAGTAAAAATGCCTAGTCATTTgttttgtaaccctatatatctgtttggtagtaaatttgtgcattttcatttaattcgggcaaaacccagcctgcccccccctacaaaaatgggagcccatatgGCTATGCTTGTGATAAACTTGTATTATCCATATGgatcaacataaccgagttaataataatcatataaagcacatgtgtaataacatgtgtgatgacgtaatttgtaattagctcagactgtgcatttgaaatatgacgtcatttcgttgtctccttctagttgtggttgaaacatttcgagttgggtcttgttattcagaagaaaaaaacaacaataatagtatggataataaagaaattattacactcgtgtgtgagtcatactgattttatgaaactcatgtcaggattcatgtattatccCTGCTCTCGCTCTGGCAATACAAAactcctgacactcgtttcgtaaaatcagtacgacacacaagctcgtataataatctctttaccatcattaaaataaaacttcagCAGTACGCCATTCATGTATATACCTTCCTGATACTCATACACTGGCCAATTTTCTTTTGTGCTGAGGTATCCTTAAATCATCTGTACTTTTGTCCATCCCTCCATTCTTCCattctacatgtacatagaaaTTGACTCAatctttaaacattaatttatttgctATTTGCAGTACTCTCATGTAACTATGGTGCAGTCTTCATTCCACAAAATGTCAGatcttaaacaaaataaacattcctttcctgggtttttttctgtttcaggACCAGCCGCACAGTCTAACATGACTCCAGGATTACGACTCGCCTCCACCATGGACAATGGTATCCATAGCAACAACACCCGCCACCCGTCGGTCTCCCAATCATCACGCTATGCTTACAGAGACTACGAGACAGAGTCAAGTCTGAAGAAAAAACTGCTTCCCGTGCTGGATGATCCTCTCATCCCCTTTGACAGCATCGAGATGGGACAAAGGTGAGTAGGTGAGACAGAGGTGATTAGATGGGACAGAAGTGAGTAGATGGGACAGAGGTGAGTAGACTAGACAGCATCGAGATGGGACATAAGTGAGTATATTTTACAGCATCAAGATGGGACAGAAGTGAGTAGGTGGGACAGAAGTGAGTAGATTAGACAGCATCAAGATGGGACAGAGGTGATTAAGTTAGACAGCATTGAGATGGGATAGAGGTGAGTAGATTAGACAGCATCAAGATAGGATAAGGTGAGTAGGTTAGACAGCATCAAGATAGGATAGAGGAGAGGTGATTAGGTTAGACAGCATCAAGATAGGACAGAGGTGATTAGGTTAGACAGCATCGAGATGGGACAGAGGTGAGTAGATTAGACAGCATCGAGATGGGACAGAGGTGAGTAGGTTAGACAGCATCAAGATAGGACAGAGGTGATTAGGTTAGACAGCATCAAGATGGGACAGAGGTGATTAGGTTAGACAGCATCAAGATGGGACAGAGGTGATTAGGTTAGACAGCATCAAGATGGGACAGAGGTGATTAGGTTAGACAGCATGAAGATGGGACAGAGGTGATTAGGTTAGACAGCATCAAGATGGGACAGAGGTGATTAGGTTAGACAGCATCAAGATGGGACAGAGGTGAGTAGGTTAGACAGCATCAAGATGGGACAGAGGTGATTAGGTTAGACAGCATCAAGATGGGACAGAGGTGAGTAGATTAGACAGCATCGAGATGGGACAGAAGTGAGTAGATTAGACAGCATCAAGATGGGACAGAGGTGAGTAGGTTAGACAGCATCGAAATGGGATAGAGGTGAGTAGATTAGACAGCATCAAGATGGGACAGAGGTGACTAGATTAGACAGCATCAAGATGGGACAGAGGTGAGTAGGTTAGACAGTGTCGAGATGGGACAGAAGTGAGTAGATTAGACAGCATCAAGATGGGACAGAGGTGAGTAGGTTAGACAGCATCGAAATGGGATAGAGGTGAGTAGATTAGACAGCATCGAGATGGGACACATGTGAGTAGATTAGACAGCATCAAGATAGGATAGAGGTGATTAGGTTAGACAGCATGAAGATGGGACAGAGGTGATTAGGTTAGACAGCATCAAGATGGGACAGAAGTGAGTAGATTAGACAGCATCGAGATGGGACAGAAGTGGGTAGATTAGACAGCATCAAGATGGGACAGAGGTGAGTAGGTTAGACAGCATCGAGATGGGACAGAGGTGAGTAGGTTAGACAGCATCAAAATAGGACAGAGGTGATTAGGTTAGACAGCATCAAGATGGGACAGAGGTGATTAGGTTAGACAGCATCGAGATGGGACAGAGGTGAGTAGATTAGACAGCATTGTGATGGGACAGAGGTGAGTAGATTAGACAGCACTGAGATGGGACAGAGGTGAGTTGATGGGATAGAAGTGAGTAGATGGGACAGAAGTGAGTAGATGGGATAGAAGTGAGTAGATGGGACAGAAGCGAGTAGATGGGATAGAGGCGAGTAGATGGGACAGAACTGAGTGGATTAGACAGAAGTAAGTAGATTAAATATGGAGTAGATTCACAGATATGGGACAGAGGTAAATAGAGTAGACAGAGGTGAGTAGATGACATCACGTGGGACccattgacaattttatttcccCCTACCCctgatatttatatatgtgttcCTCAAATGCCATCGAATGATGACCCTGAGCATAATAAAGTGCTGttgtgttctgttctgttctgttggaACTTGATGTTTCTTAGTTACCATATTCAGCAGCTGACGACCActgaaacattcctttcttttcagaCTTGGAGGTGGGATATTTGGTGACACGCACATTGCAGAGTGGCAGGACACGGCGGTGGCGCTCAAACGACTTACAATCAATATCCACGGCAACCAGGTCACAGACCACATCACTGAACTGATGAAGAGTGAAGTCTGGTTTCTCAGGTCATTATACTGATTAGTGAATCAGTCCTTATGAGATTCAGCAGACAATTATAGACCTTGCTGTAAAGAAAAAATGAGAGGCGTATTTAACTGCTTCCCTAAGATGGGGAGCCATTTATGATATTAGCATATTGATACTATAtaaaggggagctaaaaattaatCTTCTTCAACTAGTTTTAGAGGACCGATGGCGTATTCTGGATTTTagatttggggagggggggcacGCTATATTGGGGCCAACAAAAACAAGAAGCACAACATTTGTTCTTCTTATTCTGTagttcaaataatttttaattgattCATTTGTTTGTATACAAATAAGTTGTTTTTTTCCCATTGATCTCAAAAGCTTGAGGCTGATGCtatattttattacccatatgattaaaaaatatctttgtaCATGGGGGCGGCATTTAGCTcattcggttgagtgcttgctggaggtgcttgtgtcgcaggatcgaaccacctcggtggatccattcagctgattaggtttttttcttgttataaCCAGTACACtgcaactggacaaaggctgtggtatgggctttcctgtctgtgggaaagagcatataaaaagatcccttgctgcattaggaaaaatgtagcgggtttcttctgatgattacgagtcggaattaccaaatgtttgacatcaagtagctgatgattaattaatcaatgtggtccattggtgtcgttaaacaaaagaaactttatctttgtacatatcaaagtgatacgccaagtgggacgtaacacttcaaTGTCACACGATGTCATCGATTGGTGCACTGTAACCTTATAGGAAGGTAAACCAAATGAGTTGAGGGATATAAATTAacattgattatgggtaataaataggatattaaaaacgctaccatttcgtatcatatttatgtccctcgtgaaataattttcattgactttcgctaaagctcgtgacaactgaaaattactTCACTTGGGACATGAACATGATATGAAACGGAAGCTTGTTTAATGTCCTGTAAATCTGTTGGTGTTTTCAGTCGTCAGCGACACAAGAATATTGTGGCAGTCCTTGGTCTCTGCATCGACGGCAAACACCCATGCATCGTCACCGACTACGTGACTGGAAGCTGTTTGAAGGACCTCCTCAAGATCAAAGATTTCCAGCTGACCTGGCCACAACGAATTAGGATTGTAAGTCTCTCACTTGATCCGTTCCTAACTCCtgtttttactgttatttgTAGTGTGGGTTCGGGACGTAGCCTcatggtaaagtgcttgcctgatgcgcggtcattGTAGTAtctatccctgtcagtggacccattgggctatttcttattctagccagtgcaccataaaggatatatcaaaggccatggtatgtgctatcctgtctgtgggatatagttcatataaaagttcccttgctactaatgaaatttttttgtgagtttcctctctaagactacatgtgaaagttaccaaatgttgatgtccaatagccaatgattaataaatcaatgtgctctagtggtgtcattaaacaaaataacattaaactttatttttattatatatatatagctacaGATTAATATATCTGCACATAACCTTTGTATACTGGGGTAATTTATGgtagaatattaaaattttaatatgctcataaaacattaattatcttGGAAATATGTCTTACACATTATGAAAGAATGATGCATGACTGACATCACATATTTAACCTCTTGACATgagtttatatatttgttttcaaaatcttaattttaactttttttatagTGCTCTCATATAGCTGATGGTGTTTCACacccaatatctgatgattaataaatctgtgtgctctagtggtgtcgttaaacaaattttaactgtttGTTTGCAGTGCTCTCATGTAGCCGACGGCGTGGCGTTTCTACATTCCACGAAACCTCCGATCATCCACCGCGACCTGCGCTGTGGAAATCTGTTTCTCCATGACGACGACACAGCCAAGGTAATTAATTATCTTgtgccccattgggctatttctcattccagccagtgctccacaactggtttaacaaaggccgtggtatgtaatatcctgtctatgggataatgcatataaaagatcccttgctgctaatcctaaagagtagcccatgaagtggcgacagcgggtttcctctctcaatatctatgtggtccttaaccatatgtccaatgccatatacagtggaacctcatTAGTCTGGACTCCAGTATTCCGGAATCCTCACCTTACGGACggttttttttgcaaaacgaAACGACCACTCAGTAAAGTTATTCATTAATCCAGATATTCAGCTTCCAGAACCAGACggtcataattctgaaccaaatataaaaagtaaaggCAAATTTGCTTCGTTTGACGGGTCGCTGCTGATTGAACCTGTGGCTAAGTGACATGTCCAGTCGGAATGCAGCAAtcaatgaccaaatgttaaTTGCAAAGGTCAAAAGTCTGGGAGAAAAGATGAACGTAACCGACTTCGCTTTCTCTCGTGGGTGGCTGTCACGATTCAAGTCTAGTCACAACGTTGCCAAACACGTGTACGAAGGAGAAGCAGCAAGTGCCGACAAGAATgcagtggttagtgggagagaagaacTGAAGAAAGTGTTAAAAGATTATGCACCCGAAGATGTTTTCAACATGGACAAAACCggactgttttttttatataaaggggAGATAAAAATTACTCTTCTTCAACTAGTTtcagcagtaattttcgacaaggcgcttctctttgatcaacctgacttgtaaaacagcataaatgacgtaataatataataaactatttaactaaatatatttcaagttgcattaacggaacaaaatggggttatagtatttttctctgttaaataatccaaaggaaaaatgtacactattaggcctattgatatgctacgttggagcaaaaacgacaacccacgatacccaagtgataattttcttttctttgggactacgtaattggtcagttctgtggttttacatggaaaagtctacttaatcaatagttttacagaactatttacagtaataaaccatgtccattacaattttaggggcgacaggtaatattccacaataccggtatgtatttttgtgtctagacagcgtcaattaattggcttgtctggttaccaatcaaatacacacctgccaattaggaatcacaggtagaagcaactaacagcatagaccaattaactaagaaaacactccgtgtatcatttcagtacgtaggttaagtattatgtaaccactagcttgccagagggcgtactcactgagatggtacaaaatggctgcgcccgttatatataatagccgtcacatttaaccgttttattaattaactatacgattatacatgttgatattaagcaataatgtgcattatatatcgttgaatatgcataccaggccaaatgccttaattgtcctctcctttaaatgGTAATGTCTGCAATtattttccaaatgtttgacatccaatagccgatgattaataaatcagtgtgctctagtggtgtcattaaacaagacaatcctttttttctgttctttAGGTTGCTGACTTTGGACTGACGAAGTTGCTGCAGCCTTTAAGACAACAGTGTACACGAGATGACTGCTGCTGTAAGTGGTTAAAACATTACTATAATTACAGATACggctgatgtatttttttattattttgttttaattattttatattttattttattatttatcccACTCACTCCTGTCCTTTCTCTCTtttgacttccatctcatttcttcctgatctggcagCTTCTCCTAGCTTTCAACTtgttttgctgtccacctccacttCCCGGTCCttgtctctctctccagccGTAACAAGTGCTTGTTTTTTTTGGGCTGTCAGTGCCACACACCATTCACATTGCATATGTCTGTTCACCTGTCAGTccgcctgtctgtctgtctgtctgtctgtctgtctgtctgtctgtctgtctgtctgtctgtctgtctgtctgtctgtctgcctgcctgtctgtctgcctgtctacctgtctgtctacatgtctgtctgtatgtctgtctacctgtctgtctgcctgtctgtctgtccctctgcctgtctgtctgtccctctgtctacctgtctgtctgtctgcctgtctgtctgtctacctgtctgtctgtctgcctgtctgtctgtctgtctgtctgtctgcctgtctgtctgtctacctgtctgtctgtctgtctgcctgtctgtctgtccctctgcctgtctgtctgtccctctgtctacctgtctgtctgtccacatGTCTGTATGTCCCGCATATAGttttcttaatattttttttcacaatgccttgagatattgaattgaaattatgatgtactgttacaaatcaagtttgactttcatagcaatttacaaattttttaaagagctatggcctttgaacttaggagatacaaaagtttgttttctggatgttttttgtttttttcacaaagccttaagatattgagctgaagttttgtgtatagctttatcatatactgttacatatcaactTTCACGACATtgtacagagttatggcccttgaatttaggagatatgaaaatttagcagtactctcagaatgcttgttgatcATACATGCCATtatcatgtacatgttgtaATCTGCTTAACAGGTCGTCGTCAGTACAGCGCCTGCCCTGCTAACATCCGGTGGACGGCGCCAGAGATCCTAGAACACCCGACAGTCCACGAAGACGATGCTGTGATCACTGTGACTGCTGACGTGTTCTCGTTTGGCCTTGTCATGTGGGAGTTGTTCATGCGGAAAGATCCATTCGAGGAGATCGCCACTGAACAAGAGGTATGTTTATAAAGATCCATAAAGATCCATTCGAGGAGATTGCCACTGAGCAAGAGGTACCTTTATAAAGATCGATTCGAGGAGATCGCCACTGAACAAGAGGTACATTTATAAAGATCCATTCGAGGTGATTGCCACTGAACAATAGGTATATTTATAAAGATCCATAAAGATCCAGTCAAGGAAATCGCCACTGAACAAGAGGTATGTTTATAAAGATCCATTCGAGGAGATTGCCACTGAACAATAGGTACATTTATAAAGATCCATAAAGATCCATTCAAGGAAATCGCCACTGAACAAAAGGTACGTTTATAAAGATCCATTCGAGGAGATCGCCACTGAACAAGAGGTACATTTATAAAGATCCATTCGAGGAGATTGCCAGTGAAAACAAGAGGTACATTTATAAAGATCCATTGGAGGAGATCGCCACTGAACAAGAAATACGTTTATAAAGATCCATTTGAGGAGATCGCCACTGAACAAGAGGTACATTTATAAAGATCCATTCGAGGAGATTGCCAGTGAAAACAAGAGGTACATTTATAAAGATCCATTGGAGGAGATCGCCACTGAACAAGAAATACGTTTATAAAGATCCATTTCAGGAGATCGCCACTGAACAAGAGGTACATTTATAATCAGTAAAGATCCATTATGGAGATCGCCGCTGAACAAGAGGTATGTTTATAGTCAGACTGGTAAAGATCCATTTGAGGATGTAGCCACTGAATAAGAGGTATGTTTATAGTCAGCACAGATCCATTTGAGGAGATTGCCACTGAAAAAGAGGTACGTTTATAGTCAGACTGATAAAGATCCATTCGAGGAGATCGCCACTGAACAAGAGGTATGTTTATAGTTAGCATAGATCCATTTGAGGAGATCGCCACTGAACAAGAAATACGTTTATAAAGATCCATTTGAGGAGATCGCCACTGAACAAGAGGTATGTTTATAGTCAAGCTGGTAAAGATCCATTTGAGGAGATCGCCGTTGAACAAGACGTACATTTATAATCATACTGATAAAGATCCATTTGAGGAGATCGCCACTGAACAAGAGGTATATTTATAATCAGACTGGTAAAGATCCATTTGAGGAGATCGCCACTGAACAAGAGGTATGTTTATAGTCAAGCTGGTAAAGATCCATTCGAGGAGATCGCCGTTGAACAAGAGGTAAGTTTATAGTCAAGCTGGTAAAGATCCATTCGAGGAGATCGCCGTTGAACAAGAGGTAAGTTTATAGTCAAGCTGGTAAAGATCAAGCTGGGTGCTTCATCGTGAAACTGAAGaaagttaatttttgttttgtttaatgacaccactagagcacattgatttattaatcatctgctactggatgtcaaacatttggtaattctgacagtcttagagaggaaacccgctacattttccattagtagcaagggatcttttatatgcatcttcccacacaggacagcacataccatggtctgaAGTGCTTGGGTAGAAGGATCGAATCCCTTTGGTAGACCCATTCTCTAATTGTTcctccccatcccaaccagtgcaccacgactggtatatcaaagaccatggtatgtgctgtcctatctgatgaaacatgcatataaaagatgttttattttccaGGTAATGGACATGGTGAAGGGAGGCGGTCGGCCACGACTAACGAACCTACCTAACATGTTGCACCAGTACAAAGATCTGATGCAACGCTGCTGGTCACAGAAATCACCTGACCGACCAACCATGAAACAGGTGAGATCCAGACCTCCATGGTCCAGTGGTTATTGGGTTTATGTTTCGGCCAGTACTGACTTTCACCCAGATAAAAAGTGAACGCTCACTAAaccagaattattttaaaaccgaACATTTTTCACAGtcacttttaaaatatcagtacaaaacagaacctctcaaaactggatatccccttaaaaccagacttttaaTTCCAAATGTAAACACAATGGTCACCTAGGCAACGGGAATCAGGCAGACGCTGGCAACCCACCAACTCTGAAAATGAGTATGCATTGCACTCCACCACTGTCCCCCTTGAGTTAAAAGGTGAATCagtatatactgatggaaagaaataaaggatcacagatagcaacaacaaataatgactgcatcaaaaatcaattgatattgtcagaagttgactgggaacatataggcagcacattcaacactacagacattcagtccCGCATTACAACTTGGtgtgaaatacagacattactatgctagttgtgaattaaatttggtctacaatttgatgtgttcccttatttctttccatcagtatatatatatatattgctgtcTCATCCAGTTTGTGACATCTTCTGATACCTGTGATGTGTTCCGGCTTATCTTGTTTGACACAATTCCACACTTGTTTACACATCGCTAGAGATTAACTTAGCAGTTCCAGGCACATATGCAGAGGGGGGGTTGAACCCCCATACTTCAAGTGAATTTCTTccttacaatatatttttggggAGAGCATTACCAAACCCCCTTAAAAACTTTGTGTGCCACAGCCCAGACACCCCTGAACAATTCCTTGCACCTGCACCTGAGTTCTCAGTTCCTTGAACCCGTATGAAAGATGATTTCAATTCCAAAAtgatttatcatccattaaaagcttttgtaggagatatcactggcactataatttgtgatatctctTGCGATATTCTCCGCAGGAGATattgcttcttataatcttgattggtcaaattttaatcacaagacattattttgaTACGttactgtgtatgtttcagtgttaaacctatcatttgtgacgtcacgccactgtcgttctgctagttaaggagtctaccgctgccaaattatagtgacattcaacccacattactgacattgtttagaattgtcacaaatgaaaagaatgataatggatgataaaaagaatacccccccctcgtgtcttgtgatatcataatttatcagctctcattgataaaagtataaaaatcctcggcaagcctcagatttcatacttttatcaactcatgctgataaattatgatatcacaagacactcggggaatatcctctatatatgaagagtttcatcGCAAAATTTGATGAACACCACTATATACACACCCAAACCTAAAAACGTTTTATTCCAAACTACCATAAACACTACGTCAATTTCTCTGCAATCTGCGATATATCCTCAGACAATTGTATCGCGTTttgctgaaaactgaatttgaacttgtgtttgtctaCGTGTGAACAGTGTCTGAGTGGTGTTCGCACAATGGATTTTAAGATCGCGTTTATCGCGTTTTGCGATGAAACTCTTCATatgtaatttcaaaacatttatcctgcaaccactgtttctattgactgattatgatgaccgattgaagcaaagtcataaacgtatactagcagattatcacttttgacatcactcatatgatgtcacatgcaaagctacattac
Proteins encoded:
- the LOC121389792 gene encoding fibroblast growth factor receptor 3-like; this encodes MGSLTVRFVTFVLLSFPELLPSTKSDEALYTLIHKVSPCKAVVNTTGEVVDLKSLQRVDGLPRYMTTFVTLGETYNYSFNPCVPYSLPLDNPHNVFGDGCHSVAICKFSGPGEGQDKDQYFPLGLQFSARGKRRTKTSTSHSSLQVNASSTPTLTATTITPPLSSSLLDTDLDIDDLLNVRSMRWRRTIINLVCDSDREGTEDGLFKITEDLGIGDVKAELHHRCCCLDGCIDGGNQTGVVNDGNIADRSMVFVMVGVILGLMFVAAVIGCLCYVKRTHLQIYYKLPGPAAQSNMTPGLRLASTMDNGIHSNNTRHPSVSQSSRYAYRDYETESSLKKKLLPVLDDPLIPFDSIEMGQRLGGGIFGDTHIAEWQDTAVALKRLTINIHGNQVTDHITELMKSEVWFLSRQRHKNIVAVLGLCIDGKHPCIVTDYVTGSCLKDLLKIKDFQLTWPQRIRICSHVADGVAFLHSTKPPIIHRDLRCGNLFLHDDDTAKVADFGLTKLLQPLRQQCTRDDCCCRRQYSACPANIRWTAPEILEHPTVHEDDAVITVTADVFSFGLVMWELFMRKDPFEEIATEQEVMDMVKGGGRPRLTNLPNMLHQYKDLMQRCWSQKSPDRPTMKQVALTLKEMQHQAHSFQKMINRQTET